In Wenyingzhuangia fucanilytica, the following are encoded in one genomic region:
- a CDS encoding sigma-70 family RNA polymerase sigma factor: MSETKIHTLNPDNWIDAYADYLFNYTIARVNDAEKAKDLVQETFFAGLKSMKNFEGKASERTWLISILKRKIIDHYRKINSNKGKAEVRMNFYSDGEREGDWIEERVPQDWGGDADSDIETEELGEALQACIEKLPEKYRIVFEMKTLRGFDTDDICNELDITPSNLWVIIHRARTQLRKCMEDNWFKK, encoded by the coding sequence ATGTCAGAAACCAAAATACATACTTTAAACCCAGATAATTGGATTGATGCTTATGCAGATTACCTCTTTAATTATACAATTGCAAGGGTAAATGATGCCGAAAAAGCAAAAGATTTAGTTCAAGAAACTTTTTTTGCGGGTTTAAAGTCTATGAAAAATTTTGAAGGAAAAGCAAGCGAAAGAACTTGGTTGATTTCAATTTTAAAAAGAAAAATAATAGATCATTATAGAAAAATTAACTCTAATAAAGGAAAAGCAGAGGTTCGTATGAACTTTTATAGTGATGGAGAAAGAGAAGGAGATTGGATTGAAGAAAGAGTTCCTCAAGATTGGGGTGGAGATGCAGATTCAGATATAGAAACAGAAGAATTAGGGGAAGCTTTACAAGCCTGTATTGAAAAGTTACCAGAAAAATATAGAATAGTTTTTGAAATGAAAACTCTTAGGGGTTTTGATACTGATGATATTTGTAATGAGCTGGATATCACTCCGTCTAATCTTTGGGTTATCATTCATAGGGCTAGAACTCAGTTGAGAAAATGTATGGAAGATAATTGGTTTAAAAAGTAA
- the panB gene encoding 3-methyl-2-oxobutanoate hydroxymethyltransferase, whose product MSAIKKQYKRVTTNSLIEMKRNGEKISMLTAYDYTMAKIIDNAGVDVLLVGDSASNVMAGHETTLPITLDQMIYHASSVVRASDRSLVVVDIPFGSYQSDSKEALRSAIRIMKESGAHAVKVEGGIEIENALSRIIQAGIPVMGHLGLTPQSIYQFGTYTVRAKEEAEAEKLLADAKLLEAKGCFALVLEKIPAKLAKKVAESLSIPVIGIGAGPNVDGQVLVVHDMLGMTHEFHPRFLRRYANLYDEMSNAFTQYNADVKAKDFPNEKEQY is encoded by the coding sequence ATGTCTGCAATTAAAAAACAATACAAAAGAGTTACTACAAATTCCTTGATTGAAATGAAACGCAATGGAGAAAAAATTTCCATGCTTACAGCTTATGATTATACCATGGCTAAAATTATTGACAATGCAGGAGTAGATGTTTTATTAGTTGGAGACTCTGCCTCTAACGTAATGGCGGGTCATGAAACCACCTTACCTATTACTTTAGACCAAATGATTTACCATGCAAGTTCTGTAGTAAGAGCTAGTGACCGTAGCTTAGTTGTTGTTGATATTCCTTTTGGTAGTTATCAATCAGACTCAAAAGAAGCTTTGCGTTCTGCCATTAGAATTATGAAAGAATCTGGTGCGCATGCCGTAAAAGTTGAAGGAGGTATAGAAATTGAAAACGCATTGTCTAGAATTATACAAGCAGGAATTCCTGTTATGGGACATTTAGGATTAACGCCACAATCTATTTATCAATTTGGAACTTATACTGTTCGTGCCAAAGAAGAAGCCGAAGCTGAAAAACTATTAGCAGATGCTAAATTATTAGAAGCCAAAGGATGTTTTGCTTTAGTATTAGAAAAAATACCTGCAAAATTAGCAAAAAAAGTAGCCGAGAGTTTAAGTATTCCTGTAATTGGAATTGGAGCTGGGCCAAATGTAGACGGACAAGTATTAGTTGTACATGATATGTTAGGAATGACTCACGAATTCCACCCTAGGTTTTTACGTAGATATGCCAACTTATACGATGAAATGAGTAATGCTTTTACCCAATACAACGCCGATGTAAAAGCCAAAGATTTTCCTAACGAGAAAGAACAATATTAA
- a CDS encoding 2-hydroxyacid dehydrogenase, with protein sequence MKVLHIDSNHTVLKDDLALLGCINHEDYTSSKTEVEAKISDYDGIVIRSRFKIDKTFIDAASNLKFIARVGAGLESIDCDYAISKGIFLVAAPEGNMNAVGEHALGMILSLFNNLKRADLQIRQGQWLREANRGLELEGKTIGLIGYGNMGKAFAKKLKGFDCEVICYDLKENVGDENAKQVSLQELQEKTDVLSIHTPHNDQSFKMIDTNFIQKFKKPFYIINTARGTAIVTHDLVDALKSGKILGACLDVLEYEKLSFENLFENKELPTAFEYLINAENVLLSPHIAGWTVESKFKLAKTITKKIALHFFNKDL encoded by the coding sequence ATGAAAGTACTTCACATAGATTCTAACCACACTGTTTTAAAAGACGACTTGGCTTTATTAGGATGTATCAATCACGAAGATTACACCTCATCAAAAACCGAAGTAGAAGCTAAAATAAGTGACTATGACGGTATTGTGATTCGTAGTCGTTTTAAAATTGACAAAACTTTTATTGATGCCGCTAGCAATTTAAAATTCATTGCTCGTGTAGGTGCTGGTTTAGAAAGTATTGATTGTGATTACGCCATAAGCAAAGGAATCTTTTTAGTTGCTGCTCCCGAAGGAAATATGAATGCCGTGGGAGAACATGCATTGGGAATGATTTTAAGCTTATTCAACAATTTAAAAAGAGCCGATTTACAAATCCGCCAAGGACAATGGTTGCGAGAAGCCAACCGAGGTTTAGAGTTAGAAGGAAAAACTATTGGATTGATTGGTTATGGAAACATGGGAAAAGCTTTTGCTAAAAAACTTAAAGGTTTTGATTGCGAAGTAATTTGTTACGATTTAAAAGAAAATGTAGGTGATGAAAATGCCAAACAAGTTTCTTTACAAGAACTTCAAGAAAAAACGGATGTATTAAGCATTCACACCCCACATAACGATCAATCTTTTAAAATGATTGATACAAATTTTATCCAAAAATTTAAAAAACCTTTTTACATTATTAATACTGCTAGAGGAACAGCCATTGTTACCCACGATTTGGTTGATGCATTAAAATCTGGAAAAATACTAGGAGCTTGCTTAGATGTTTTGGAATATGAAAAGCTGTCTTTTGAGAACCTTTTTGAAAACAAAGAACTCCCAACTGCCTTTGAATATTTAATCAATGCCGAGAATGTTTTACTCTCCCCTCATATTGCAGGTTGGACAGTGGAATCTAAATTTAAATTGGCCAAAACAATTACTAAAAAGATAGCCCTACATTTTTTCAATAAAGATTTGTAA
- the epsC gene encoding serine O-acetyltransferase EpsC has product MEEIIKELQNIKQNTDLNYSVKTSVEDFTQKIFSVLFDDSIDLAHSFEELENLFKAAAKISCMCPQEVCDETWNTFAQKLPKILKDLNKDANYFMESDPAARRIEEIYFAYPGFYALAIHRLSHEIYNQNLYLFARLMSEYAHRQTGTDIHPGATIKAPVFIDHATGIVIGETCIIEPHVKIYQGVTLGALSVSKDKQDKKRHPTVKSNVCIYANATILGGETIVGENSIIGGNVWVTKSVPDNSVVYNTIEANIKTR; this is encoded by the coding sequence ATGGAAGAAATTATTAAAGAATTACAAAATATAAAACAAAACACTGACTTAAACTACAGTGTTAAAACTAGTGTCGAAGATTTTACACAAAAAATATTTAGTGTATTGTTTGATGACAGCATAGATTTGGCTCATAGTTTTGAAGAGTTAGAAAACTTATTTAAAGCCGCTGCTAAAATATCTTGCATGTGTCCTCAAGAAGTTTGTGATGAAACTTGGAATACTTTTGCCCAAAAACTGCCAAAAATACTAAAGGACTTAAATAAAGATGCAAATTATTTTATGGAATCCGATCCAGCAGCAAGAAGGATTGAAGAAATTTACTTTGCATACCCTGGATTTTATGCTTTAGCTATTCACAGATTAAGTCACGAAATATACAATCAAAACTTATACTTATTTGCTCGTTTGATGAGTGAATATGCACACAGACAAACTGGAACAGATATTCATCCTGGAGCTACCATTAAAGCTCCTGTGTTTATAGATCACGCAACGGGAATTGTTATAGGAGAAACCTGTATTATAGAGCCTCATGTAAAAATTTATCAAGGAGTTACATTAGGAGCTTTAAGTGTAAGTAAAGACAAACAAGATAAAAAAAGACATCCTACCGTTAAATCTAATGTATGTATTTATGCAAATGCAACTATATTAGGTGGAGAAACTATCGTAGGAGAAAATTCTATTATTGGAGGAAACGTTTGGGTAACCAAATCTGTTCCAGATAATTCGGTAGTATATAATACTATTGAAGCCAATATCAAAACAAGATAA